One window of Populus nigra chromosome 5, ddPopNigr1.1, whole genome shotgun sequence genomic DNA carries:
- the LOC133693353 gene encoding uncharacterized protein LOC133693353 isoform X5 has protein sequence MEEGEMIFHGMKRKQLQALCKKHGILANKSNAEMAHLLTLTLKANENPTTQGYGEVPNESDSTNVPKKSKNVKFSPDVEVREYEPSVYKGRKRSLVDSGKVNCSLPRARNRVQRTVERHVDKVVLPVVGKKRGRGGEKKGSVGVENVDFSDKPQPPVITKDGGAQLVKGGDNLSRRQLKSREVVIEKNVEGGEGDLVVSRKNSKRGVSRKRGNSEGSALLDEVSLENVSANDDARPANVPSRPRRSVRKNVSTSLLSVELGKSGIVGRTTRSRARVENTSVADNKAQTFEVHDECEKVLQTEEPLKGIGSYALGRKSFVPQKGVAVEILIDEGVESGKGNRRSRRNARNKEGTSLSSGDFSKTEIVGRTTRSHSKLEENTSSLTANKSETIEIQDKCEKVNRRSRRNARNKEGTSLSSGDFSKTEIVGRTTRSHSKLEENTSSLTANKSETIEIQDKCEKVLQDEELLKDLGRYTLRRKSMVPPKGVEVVTLPEEGLEYVKDIRRSKRNMVKDTDSKSIMQVAISKRAKFGAQVAGNACAVGSAVEVTKVNKEQNRAVQLGESLKAQGRNASRQKHVTAQKGKEESEGPEVKRETRKQPRNPYLKAVNEVEASVQSRGGIEKAAVPIGHLRRSRRNTVVSSSTFATDELGTVEAVGKVGQLKRKRNPMMEKDASAVVGECLVGKPSRQSTKRASKSDLVGYTFLDKTVEKKEQSISALPTMVEEAIFTEEMRNQDTGLILPEATGDKYNFSLNRWEEVLKTSDKKGSQSKTSELRRTSFFEVSALCSDIQEGIYRKTILQETSSPTSISLTPVSACANQETLKNASQPAVLNEEANIVVGDMEKLDVDDPSCRSTDDGADSGLEKGLERKELGEDLRLESRDVNDCSTEVDRTFALEDGICDLENTGQYITGNNNEYEEAPCEDRASPAAGEEMVSLGTEINLQENGDVLTEAAEEKQNLISEGNSGDVSQLSRGTRIHELLDGEGTCLSVPEQGTDEATGIGKQRLSFSSGDASVGRNILHQDEKSTTKSNSSCKDGKHVLEEKEAASDALPQSSLKELQDKKEDNIAITRETEVTLHSDSDIVSTGVNASPMLSEELSCYNEMIAKINCSIDATVDAPISKFHETVMDMNSGRDMDEESDVEQCETKGEESGCAVVTEHGDDSGCQKVSAKVNANADSCLVHLVSEGTEGFEGETFDMMMGRSSDFRVSSKEMVNGTNMAREQCAHVVRKETANDALLAELCDYSSGEEVAANLNGNADTSLTPAIYKEIEISGRKNVGSGENTSKSTKGNNMWTDHETLPVGSDSNAGTFAQGMDEHLDEEKTAEMSGGELCDHISRDGEAADKKPLMVTTERLDMSDTQNEGTPQRNSPSRPSDLCDRIGGAGEAVDKESLMVTAERLDMSHTEDEGTAQSSGPVGLDCERIGETSNVVMSTELEPGVEAGKFDNLKEGNALELERSTSIASENHISMDAIAAFMKEDVEKVGDDSKLKHSNIDDEKKYSIFALQHVTSKGIAEHSVEELLHENKDDCNVVSKDASKNIEADEAGSVAIGGKICFEKIDDSNNWTEGTPISLKQKLFAESSSGTCGMGSFTDAVSVLHVLLSQTTDHIPPQLLTGSDASASFTNWELNLIQGKTEHDQVESDEEALKDNLTSNDSEHTTKVNKNVEEISFTNWEANLIQVNGEQEQVEESDGEALKDSLISNDVEHTVWVNKNVEEILFTDREVNLILGNGEQHQVEESDGVALKDNSIINDPLDEHGAETSISNNTFDDAPQDLKVDNISYPEIQNTCETGLGAIDKVSSVTPSKMGILEEVGIGGTFQPVIPVEASPETAKCSLQKTSLSCSKPEQNVSSEQLVFNDTYCSLPEITSVCSVVQKNGPVSCEGRFVPQLYCKDMSNYGGEETTCNNIGSNPTEQGEFHREDYEVLIAQNVGSEEVTEALNDATDDTSLETNRSDPREVAIEQANEHPDEVNESALMIGLDCQPQNQQSCQRERESHAIETEAAHCLHKLDVGVFSKEIVDFGNGIVTSPFKCQRDVDSPAGSSFSVSQHHITENDAWELNLFFGENEQDENQTSDTRFLLTNLKKEDAGKVEENIVVTEHATVQVAEEQQGELGQVMDEKIEEAKHTFFTILDELNFEDSEGSKKQVCVPLEVDSIQECINCENHENKSVNTEHSYDSAEKEIWIDVAEVNACHDAVSSEQRVECDLIYLKQHNNENLSGEDVGVTKDLSVDVSSKPDVPILDQSPEITNSAISKEIAVGDDQKRQMKLPSPQKTTSCAEDEESHSSDAKQLNISMVKVKINKTGFVQATPRKMVTYTGMKENLASIKREQRGNMTAPNALSKRRALGNLRNN, from the exons atggaagaaggagaaatgattTTTCATGGCATGAAGAGAAAACAACTGCAAGCGCTTTGTAAAAAGCATGGAATTCTTGCAAATAAATCCAATGCCGAAATGGCTCATTTGTTGACTTTGACTCTCAAG GCAAATGAAAATCCCACAACGCAAGGTTATGGTGAAGTACCAAACGAGAGTGATTCCACGAATGTgcctaaaaaatcaaagaatgttAAATTCAGCCCTGATGTTGAAGTACGTGAATACGAGCCTTCGGTGTATAAAGGAAGGAAGAGGAGCTTGGTTGATTCTGGGAAAGTTAATTGTTCTCTCCCTAGAGCTAGGAATAGAGTGCAGAGAACAGTTGAAAGACATGTAGATAAGGTTGTTTTGCCGGTTGTTgggaagaagagaggaagaggaggagagaAGAAAGGGAGTGTTGGAGTGGAAAATGTTGATTTTAGTGATAAGCCACAACCTCCTGTAATTACGAAGGATGGAGGTGCTCAACTCGTGAAGGGTGGAGATAATTTGAGTAGGAGGCAATTGAAAAGTAGAGAGGTGGTGATTGAAAAGAATGTGGAAGGGGGTGAAGGAGATTTGGTTGTTTCGAGGAAGAATTCGAAACGGGGAGTTTCTAGAAAGAGAGGGAATAGCGAGGGGAGTGCTTTGTTGGATGAAGTTTCTCTAGAGAATGTAAGTGCAAACGACGATGCTAGACCTGCAAATGTCCCGTCGAGACCAAGAAGAAGTGTTAGGAAGAATGTAAGTACTTCACTATTGAGTGTGGAGTTGGGAAAAAGTGGAATTGTTGGCAGGACTACTCGATCACGGGCGAGGGTAGAGAATACTTCTGTAGCTGATAATAAAGCTCAAACCTTCGAGGTTCATGATGAATGTGAAAAGGTTCTCCAGACTGAAGAACCTTTGAAGGGTATCGGTAGTTATGCTTTGGGAAGAAAATCTTTTGTGCCTCAGAAGGGGGTGGCAGTAGAAATTCTAATTGATGAAGGTGTTGAATCAGGGAAGGGTAACAGGCGTTCAAGAAGAAATGCTAGGAACAAGGAAGGTACTTCATTATCGAGTGGAGATTTCAGCAAAACTGAAATTGTTGGCAGGACTACTCGGTCACACTCTAAGTTGGAGGAAAATACTTCTTCCCTTACTGCAAATAAATCTGAAACCATTGAGATTCAGGATAAATGTGAAAAGGTTAACAGGCGTTCAAGAAGAAATGCAAGGAACAAGGAAGGTACTTCATTATCGAGTGGAGATTTCAGCAAAACTGAAATTGTTGGCAGGACTACTCGGTCACACTCTAAGTTGGAGGAAAATACTTCTTCCCTTACTGCAAATAAATCTGAAACCATTGAGATTCAGGATAAATGTGAAAAGGTTCTTCAAGATGAAGAATTGTTGAAGGATTTGGGTAGATATACTTTGAGACGTAAATCTATGGTGCCTCCGAAGGGAGTAGAGGTAGTAACCTTGCCTGAAGAAGGTCTTGAATATGTAAAGGATATCAGGCGATCAAAAAGAAATATGGTAAAGGATACAGATTCCAAATCTATTATGCAAGTTGCTATTAGTAAGAGGGCAAAGTTTGGAGCTCAGGTTGCAGGGAATGCTTGTGCAGTTGGAAGTGCAGTTGAGGTTACCAAGGTTAACAAGGAGCAGAACAGGGCTGTTCAGCTTGGGGAATCTTTGAAGGCTCAAGGTAGAAATGCTTCAAGACAGAAACATGTTACAGCTCAAAAGGGCAAGGAGGAAAGTGAAGGGCCAGAGGTAAAAAGGGAAACCAGGAAGCAACCAAGGAATCCATATTTGAAGGCAGTTAACGAGGTCGAAGCTTCTGTACAGTCTAGAGGTGGGATTGAAAAGGCTGCGGTACCCATTGGCCATCTGAGGAGGTCCAGACGCAACACTGTTGTGTCAAGCTCTACTTTTGCCACCGATGAATTAGGAACTGTTGAAGCTGTTGGTAAGGTTGGGCAACTGAAACGAAAGCGTAACCCAATGATGGAGAAAGATGCTTCTGCCGTTGTGGGTGAATGTTTAGTTGGTAAACCTTCAAGACAATCCACAAAACGTGCCTCTAAAAGTGACTTGGTTGGATATACCTTCCTGGACAAAACTGTTGAAAAGAAGGAACAGAGTATATCTGCACTTCCAACTATGGTAGAGGAAGCTATATTTACTGAAGAAATGCGAAATCAGGACACTGGATTGATCTTGCCAGAAGCCACAGgggacaaatataatttcagttTGAACCGCTGGGAGGAAGTTCTTAAAACTTCTGACAAGAAGGGGTCTCAGAGTAAAACAAGTGAATTGAGAAGAACCAGTTTCTTCGAAGTCTCTGCATTATGCTCTGACATTCAGGAGGgcatatatagaaaaacaattttgcaGGAAACTTCGTCTCCAACATCAATATCACTAACGCCAGTATCTGCTTGTGCAAACCAAGAAACGCTAAAGAATGCAAGTCAGCCTGCAGTCCTTAACGAGGAGGCTAATATTGTCGTAGGTGACATGGAGAAACTTGACGTGGATGATCCATCATGCAGATCTACAGATGACGGTGCAGATTCTG GGCTGGAGAAAGGACTTGAAAGAAAAGAACTGGGAGAAGACTTACGCTTAGAAAGTCGCGATGTCAATGATTGTTCAACTGAAGTTGATAGAACATTTGCTCTGGAGGATGGTATCTGTGATCTAGAAAATACTGGACAGTACATTACAGGAAATAACAATGAGTATGAAGAGGCACCTTGTGAGGATAGAGCATCACCAGCTGCTGGCGAAGAGATGGTCAGTTTGGGCACTGAAATAAACTTACAGGAGAATGGTGATGTCCTCACCGAAGCTGCTGAAGAGAAACAAAATCTTATTTCAGAGGGAAACTCTGGCGATGTTTCTCAGCTTTCTAGAGGAACACGCATACATGAACTTTTAGATGGAGAAGGAACCTGTCTGAGTGTCCCAGAACAAGGCACCGATGAAG CCACTGGTATTGGCAAGCAAAGATTGTCCTTTTCTTCAGGTGATGCCTCTGTGGGCAGGAACATACTACAtcaag ATGAGAAATCAACAACAAAGAGTAATTCAAGTTGTAAGGATGGAAAGCATGTTCTGGAGGAAAAGGAAGCTGCTTCAGATGCTTTGCCACAATCTTCTCTGAAGGAATTGCAAGATAAAAAGGAGGATAATATTGCAATAACAAGAGAAACTGAAGTCACCTTGCACAGTGACAGTGACATAGTATCAACTGGAGTGAATGCTTCACCGATGCTTTCTGAGGAGCTCAGTTGTTACAATGAGATGATTGCAAAAATAAACTGCAGCATTGATGCTACCGTTGATGCGCCTATTAGCAAGTTCCATGAAACTGTTATGGATATGAACAGTGGCCGAGACATGGATGAAGAGTCGGATGTTGAACAATGTGAAACTAAGGGAGAAGAATCAGGATGCGCTGTAGTAACTGAGCACGGTGATGACAGTGGTTGCCAGAAGGTGTCTGCAAAGGTAAATGCCAACGCTGACTCCTGTTTAGTTCATTTGGTTTCTGAAGGAACGGAAGGTTTTGAAGGGGAAACATTTGATATGATGATGGGCCGTTCTAGTGATTTCCGTGTATCAAGTAAAGAGATGGTCAATGGTACAAATATGGCTAGAGAACAGTGCGCTCACGTTGTCAGGAAGGAAACTGCAAATGATGCTCTCTTAGCTGAGCTTTGTGATTACAGCAGCGGCGAGGAGGTGGCTGCCAATCTGAATGGCAATGCTGATACAAGTCTGACTCCAGCCatttataaagaaattgaaatttcagGGCGAAAGAATGTTGGATCGGGCGAAAACACTTCTAAGAGCACAAAAGGAAATAATATGTGGACAGACCACGAAACCTTACCTGTAGGTAGTGATTCCAATGCTGGCACTTTTGCACAAGGTATGGATGAGCACTTAGATGAAGAGAAAACTGCAGAAATGAGTGGTGGTGAACTCTGTGATCATATCAGTAGAGATGGTGAAGCAGCTGACAAAAAACCACTAATGGTAACAACCGAAAGATTGGACATGTCAGACACACAAAATGAAGGAACTCCACAACGAAATAGTCCTTCACGGCCCAGTGATCTTTGTGATCGTATAGGTGGAGCTGGTGAAGCAGTTGACAAAGAATCATTAATGGTGACAGCTGAAAGATTGGACATGTCGCACACAGAAGATGAAGGAACCGCACAATCAAGTGGTCCTGTGGGGCTTG ATTGTGAGCGTATTGGTGAAACATCAAATGTAGTTATGAGCACCGAGCTTGAACCCGGAGTTGAGGCTGGTAAATTTGATAATCTCAAAGAGGGGAATGCTTTAGAGCTAGAAAGAAGTACTTCCATTGCTTCAGAAAACCATATCTCTATGGATGCCATAGCTGCTTTTATGAAGGAAGACGTTGAAAAGGTGGGGGATGATTCGAAGTTGAAGCATAGCAACATTGATGATGAGAAGAAGTACAGCATTTTTGCTCTCCAACATGTTACTTCGAAGGGCATTGCGGAGCACTCAGTTGAGGAACTTCTTCATGAGAATAAAGATGATTGTAATGTTGTATCAAAGGATGCCAGCAAGAACATTGAAGCAGATGAAGCTGGGTCGGTGGCCATTGGTGGAAAGATTTGTTTTGAGAAAATTGACGACAGCAACAACTGGACTGAAGGAACGCCGatttctttaaaacaaaaattatttgccGAGTCATCTTCTGGAACATGCGGAATGGGTTCATTTACTGATGCTGTCTCAGTGCTGCATGTTTTATTATCTCAAA CAACAGACCATATACCCCCACAGCTTCTCACTGGATCTGATGCATCTGCCTCGTTCACCAACTGGGAATTGAATTTGATTCAAGGGAAGACAGAACATGATCAAGTTGAATCTGACGAGGAAGCCTTGAAAGACAATTTGACAAGCAACGATTCTGAGCATACTACAAAGGTGAACAAAAATGTTGAAGAAATCTCGTTCACCAACTGGGAAGCGAATTTGATCCAAGTGAATGGAGAACAAGAACAAGTTGAAGAATCTGACGGGGAAGCCTTGAAAGACAGTTTGATAAGCAACGATGTTGAGCATACAGTATGGGTGAACAAAAATGTTGAAGAAATCCTGTTCACCGACCGAGAAGTGAATTTGATCTTAGGGAATGGAGAACAACATCAAGTTGAAGAATCTGATGGAGTAGCCTTGAAAGACAATTCAATAATCAACGATCCTTTAGATGAGCATGGAGCAGAGACAAGCATAAGCAACAATACTTTCGATGATGCTCCTCAAGACTTAAAAGTAGACAATATCTCATATCCTGAAATTCAAAACACCTGTGAAACAGGATTGGGTGCAATAGACAAAGTTAGCTCAGTAACCCCTTCAAAGATGGGCATCTTAGAGGAAGTGGGTATTGGAGGGACTTTCCAACCAGTTATTCCAGTTGAGGCATCACCTGAAACGGCTAAATGTTCGCTACAAAAAACATCTTTAAGCTGCAGCAAACCAGAACAGAACGTGTCTTCAGAACAACTAGTATTTAATGATACCTATTGTAGCTTACCTGAAATCACTTCAGTTTGTTCTGTTGTACAGAAAAATGGTCCCGTGTCTTGTG AAGGCAGGTTTGTACCACAATTATATTGTAAAGATATGAGCAATTATGGAGGAGAAGAAACAACTTGCAACAACATAG GAAGCAATCCCACAGAGCAGGGTGAATTCCACAGAGAGGACTATGAGGTTTTAATAGCACAAAATGTCGGATCTGAGGAAGTTACAGAAGCTTTAAATGATGCTACAGACGATACCAGCTTAGAAACTAATCGAAGTGATCCTCGGGAAGTTGCAATAGAGCAAGCCAATGAGCACCCAGATGAAGTAAATGAATCAGCTCTCATGATTGGCCTTGATTGTCAACCTCAAAATCAGCAGTCatgtcagagagagagagaaagccaCGCCATAGAGACTGAGGCAGCACATTGCTTGCATAAGCTTGATGTTGGTGTTTTCTCCAAGGAGATCGTAGACTTTGGAAATGGCATTGTGACTTCTCCATTCAAATGCCAGAGAGATGTTGATTCCCCTGCTGGTTCTTCATTCAGTGTATCTCAACATCATATAACAGAAAATGATGCCTGGGagctgaatttattttttggagaGAACGAACAAGATGAGAATCAAACATCAGATACACGGTTCTTGCTCACCAATTTGAAAAAAGAGGATGCTGGGAAGGTGGAAGAAAATATAGTTGTTACTGAACATGCCACTGTTCAAGTTGCTGAGGAGCAACAAGGTGAACTAGGGCAAGTAATGGATGAGAAAATTGAAGAGGCAAAACACACATTCTTCACTATTTTAGATGAGCTCAACTTTGAAGATTCCGAAGGTTCAAAGAAGCAAGTTTGTGTTCCCCTCGAGGTTGATAGCATTCAAGAGTGTATTAACTGTGAGAATCATGAAAACAAGTCTGTGAATACCGAGCATTCTTATGATTCCGCGGAAAAAGAAATCTGGATAGATGTTGCTGAGGTGAATGCTTGTCATGATGCTGTTTCATCAGAGCAAAGGGTGGAATGCGATCTAATCTACCTGAAACAACATAATAATGAAAACCTCAGTGGCGAAGATGTTGGAGTAACAAAGGACTTGAGTGTGGATGTGTCGTCCAAACCAGATGTACCCATTTTGGATCAATCTCCGGAAATCACAAATTCAGCTATTAGTAAAG AAATTGCTGTTGGCGATGACCAGAAGCGTCAAATGAAGTTGCCATCACCTCAAAAGACAACTTCATGTGCTGAAGACGAAGAAAGCCATAGCTCGGATGCGAAACAGTTGAACATTTCAATGGTTAAAGTGAAGATCAATAAAACTGGTTTTGTTCAAGCTACTCCCCGGAAGATGGTTACTTATACCGGCATGAAAGAAAACCTGGCAAGTATCAAGAGGGAGCAACGTGGTAATATGACAGCTCCGAACGCATTATCAAAGAGGCGGGCTCTGGGGAATCTCAGAAACAATTAG